A DNA window from Leptospiraceae bacterium contains the following coding sequences:
- a CDS encoding DUF3592 domain-containing protein yields MKSFQFRRMRLLMTILIVSLNCSFPVKSELNTTTGKIIHREIYTSGFSNSTRYHVLLKYIYEVNGNKFESSRIGYMRFFYSTRESAEKSIELYQLEKPVTVYYAPKDPEESYLEVDD; encoded by the coding sequence ATGAAATCATTTCAATTTAGAAGAATGCGGTTACTCATGACAATTCTAATTGTTTCTCTCAATTGCTCATTTCCAGTGAAATCCGAATTGAATACGACTACCGGAAAAATAATTCACAGAGAAATCTATACAAGTGGATTTAGTAATAGCACTCGCTATCATGTGCTTCTAAAATATATTTATGAAGTAAACGGAAATAAGTTTGAATCCAGTCGAATCGGATATATGAGATTTTTTTATAGCACAAGGGAATCTGCTGAAAAATCAATAGAGCTATACCAATTAGAAAAACCGGTTACTGTCTATTATGCCCCAAAAGATCCGGAGGAATCTTACCTAGAAGTTGATGATTGA
- a CDS encoding transporter substrate-binding domain-containing protein — MKKFLLCNPYYSSHKALLARSDTISIFDIVAPFLHKAFFYGIGFLVFLLFIVGNLVRLAEKQNNPPYQLPYLQSVGNGMWLAIVTFTTVGYGDLTVRSRTGRFIIASWMIVSMITASSLTAGIAASFTLARLKHSSIDSLLAMKGHPVAAIIGSNSEDLVKEYKGNLIKVKSIADGFEKIKENKADAFISDYPILKYNFSQSPIDDVTIVEIYEEKDNYGFCLSHKNPLLHRLNKTLLILEEEGRLYPIFAKWGL; from the coding sequence TTGAAAAAGTTTCTTTTATGCAACCCTTATTATTCAAGCCATAAAGCGTTACTCGCAAGGTCTGATACTATTTCAATATTTGATATAGTTGCCCCCTTTCTACATAAAGCTTTTTTCTATGGAATTGGTTTTCTAGTGTTTCTATTATTTATAGTAGGTAATTTAGTTCGTTTAGCAGAAAAACAAAATAATCCACCATATCAATTGCCTTACTTACAGAGTGTAGGAAACGGGATGTGGTTAGCCATTGTTACCTTCACGACTGTTGGCTATGGTGATCTGACTGTTCGATCACGCACAGGCAGATTTATCATTGCTTCATGGATGATAGTAAGTATGATTACTGCTTCGTCGTTAACGGCAGGAATTGCCGCTTCTTTTACACTTGCGAGATTGAAGCATTCTTCCATCGACTCACTATTAGCAATGAAAGGTCACCCGGTAGCTGCGATTATTGGCAGCAATAGCGAAGACCTTGTTAAAGAATATAAGGGAAATCTAATAAAAGTAAAAAGTATTGCCGATGGTTTTGAGAAAATTAAAGAGAATAAAGCCGATGCGTTTATTTCCGATTATCCAATATTGAAATACAATTTTAGTCAAAGCCCGATTGATGATGTAACCATTGTTGAAATTTATGAAGAGAAAGACAATTATGGATTTTGTCTATCTCATAAAAATCCTCTTTTACACCGATTGAACAAAACACTCTTAATTCTCGAAGAAGAAGGAAGATTATATCCAATTTTTGCTAAATGGGGTTTGTAA
- a CDS encoding flagellar hook-basal body protein translates to MLRGIYTGASGMTIQQTRMDVIANNLANVDKTAFKRDTTLFKAFPEMLIHRYDEDGVGKIPMGSFDTAPVVGKLGLGGEVNEVYTRFEQGAVKKSENPFDIMINDKPGAERPAFFSVMTNRGERLTRSGAFVLDNNGYLVTPQGFPLLGENGPIKVSRANFLIKENGDVFMNADIGNDPREGLTSAEHNRYKNPVLLDKLKIRTVENPRHLDKEGDSFYVDTPESGEPRPFRDELEGPEVLQGYLEASNVQVVTEMVEMIEVNRAYEANSKAMQTHDSLLGRLINEVSR, encoded by the coding sequence ATGCTCAGAGGAATATATACAGGCGCAAGTGGAATGACCATTCAACAGACTAGAATGGATGTAATCGCGAACAACCTAGCAAACGTAGACAAGACTGCATTTAAACGAGATACAACTCTTTTTAAAGCCTTCCCTGAGATGTTAATACACCGTTATGACGAAGATGGAGTTGGAAAAATTCCAATGGGCTCTTTTGACACAGCTCCCGTCGTAGGCAAATTAGGATTAGGCGGTGAAGTCAATGAAGTATACACTCGCTTCGAACAAGGAGCAGTCAAGAAGTCTGAAAATCCATTTGATATTATGATAAACGATAAACCGGGTGCAGAGCGTCCTGCTTTCTTTTCTGTGATGACAAATCGTGGTGAGAGACTTACTCGCAGTGGTGCTTTTGTATTAGACAATAACGGCTACCTCGTTACTCCGCAAGGCTTTCCCCTACTCGGAGAAAACGGTCCTATTAAAGTTTCCCGAGCTAATTTTCTCATCAAAGAAAACGGAGATGTTTTCATGAATGCGGATATTGGCAATGATCCACGCGAAGGTCTTACCAGTGCAGAGCACAACCGCTACAAAAATCCAGTCCTCTTAGACAAATTAAAAATACGCACCGTTGAAAACCCGCGCCACCTAGACAAAGAAGGAGATTCTTTTTATGTAGACACTCCTGAGTCCGGTGAGCCTAGACCCTTTCGCGATGAACTAGAAGGTCCTGAAGTTCTACAGGGCTACTTAGAAGCGTCTAACGTTCAAGTAGTAACTGAAATGGTAGAAATGATCGAAGTAAACCGCGCCTACGAAGCAAACTCTAAAGCAATGCAGACACACGATAGTTTACTAGGTCGATTGATCAATGAGGTAAGTAGGTAG
- a CDS encoding rhodanese-like domain-containing protein codes for MKGVKSMKYLLIAISLNLLSIYAENKTITPAKVDYDAFEKLVAEVKTHRKERLVNLDAFLSMTKEDNIIILDTRSNAMYKSKHIKGAINLNFSDFTQRNLARVIPTFDTKILIYCNNNFDDDQVNFASKISAPVKTNDGKQLTLALNIPTYINLYGYGYKNVYELSELVSVNDERLEFEGSSLNRVQKQKK; via the coding sequence ATGAAAGGAGTAAAATCTATGAAATATCTATTAATAGCAATTAGCCTAAATCTTCTTTCCATTTATGCAGAAAACAAAACCATCACACCTGCTAAGGTAGATTACGATGCTTTTGAAAAGCTCGTGGCAGAAGTCAAAACACATCGAAAGGAGAGATTGGTAAATCTTGATGCTTTCTTATCAATGACGAAAGAGGATAATATCATTATACTCGATACACGTTCCAATGCAATGTATAAAAGCAAACATATTAAGGGAGCGATAAATCTAAATTTCTCCGACTTTACCCAGAGAAATCTTGCGAGAGTTATTCCAACTTTTGATACTAAGATACTGATTTATTGCAATAATAATTTTGACGATGACCAAGTAAACTTTGCAAGTAAAATATCAGCTCCTGTAAAAACCAATGACGGCAAACAGCTAACGCTTGCCTTAAATATCCCTACTTATATTAATCTTTATGGCTATGGATATAAGAATGTGTATGAACTTTCAGAACTTGTCTCCGTGAATGATGAACGATTAGAATTTGAAGGTAGTTCCTTAAACAGAGTGCAAAAACAGAAAAAGTAA
- a CDS encoding acyl-CoA dehydrogenase family protein, whose amino-acid sequence MNDDYKKANSKTMQRLSEYLHSLPEDYNKEEIYPNALPFLVEEKFLDVLTGKISYKEFHSKLIELAKLPHGIGLGVSLMAQVNIAGRVLELSAEKENSPSLPILKDLVKGKQIVSLGVSEPEWKGRLSNLKSTLILQSNGKYLLNGEKSFFTNGYHSSQYMVVVKLNQAYKVLILDKAKPGLLITKFSLPFAVEATHCKIQFKDVEIDSSEILDFDYSEYAENLRLSEMLSLSAVFVGNALEILDRIKTNEVFVTILKEDEAKQRKLLRCKILLDLLKARILEVSDYKDRNSHLELKDFFPYGTELVSEEFYSILSDTFPKEQIEPYFRDKQLFQYRDMLNESYIRRAAKASSGITKIRD is encoded by the coding sequence ATGAATGATGATTATAAAAAGGCAAATTCTAAAACCATGCAAAGACTCAGCGAATACTTACACTCCCTTCCAGAAGATTATAACAAAGAAGAAATCTACCCAAATGCACTTCCATTTTTAGTAGAAGAAAAATTTTTAGATGTTCTTACGGGAAAGATTTCCTACAAAGAATTTCACTCAAAACTAATTGAACTAGCCAAATTACCACATGGAATTGGACTAGGAGTATCTCTCATGGCACAGGTTAATATCGCAGGCAGAGTATTAGAATTATCCGCTGAGAAAGAAAATTCACCTTCCCTACCAATTCTTAAAGATCTAGTCAAAGGCAAACAGATAGTATCGCTTGGAGTATCTGAGCCAGAATGGAAAGGAAGACTTTCTAATTTAAAATCAACTCTGATTCTACAATCTAACGGAAAATACCTATTAAACGGAGAAAAATCTTTTTTTACCAACGGTTATCACTCTAGTCAATACATGGTTGTTGTAAAACTAAATCAAGCTTATAAAGTTTTAATCTTAGACAAAGCAAAGCCCGGTCTTCTAATTACAAAATTTTCTCTTCCATTCGCAGTTGAGGCTACTCACTGTAAGATTCAATTTAAAGATGTAGAAATTGATTCTTCCGAAATACTCGATTTCGATTATTCTGAGTATGCAGAAAATTTACGTCTTTCTGAAATGCTTTCTTTATCTGCGGTTTTTGTTGGTAATGCGCTAGAAATTTTAGATAGGATTAAGACAAACGAGGTATTCGTAACTATTTTAAAAGAAGACGAAGCAAAACAGAGAAAACTTCTACGCTGCAAAATTCTATTAGATTTACTAAAAGCAAGAATTCTAGAAGTGTCTGATTACAAAGATAGAAATTCACATTTAGAATTAAAAGATTTCTTTCCTTATGGAACGGAGCTTGTTTCAGAAGAATTTTATTCTATACTCTCAGATACTTTCCCTAAAGAACAAATTGAACCCTACTTTAGAGACAAACAACTTTTTCAATACCGAGATATGTTAAACGAATCTTATATTCGTCGTGCCGCCAAAGCAAGTTCAGGAATTACGAAAATCCGTGACTGA
- a CDS encoding DMT family transporter, whose product MNRVLLADIVLLALNVLWGYCFVLIKQLLVEIPPYFLLASRFLVAAICLLPFQIPALRKITRKEMLYYSACGLALGLGFSLQTAGMVTTNPGKAGVITGSLVVFVPIIYFIWTRLSLTKTVLLGTLFTFIGLCFISLDGVESFTEINRGDLFLLAGSIAYAFHVVVVEQTCLAVEDVKPMLLAMIQLFIVGIFGITLSTSSGKIPTVISPFAIYGIFFLALLGSLMAYIIQMWAQKYSPAPHVGVILSTEAVFACMFSYLILGEVFTLFMWIGAIFVLVGILLTQGFPRGHKRLPLGNGLSQ is encoded by the coding sequence ATGAATAGAGTTCTACTTGCCGATATTGTCCTTTTAGCCTTGAACGTGCTCTGGGGCTATTGTTTTGTTTTAATCAAGCAGTTACTAGTCGAAATCCCTCCTTACTTTCTGCTGGCATCTCGCTTCCTGGTGGCGGCGATTTGTCTATTGCCCTTTCAAATTCCGGCTCTGAGAAAAATTACTAGAAAAGAAATGCTTTATTATAGCGCCTGCGGACTTGCACTCGGACTGGGATTTAGTTTGCAGACGGCAGGCATGGTCACGACAAATCCCGGAAAGGCGGGAGTGATTACGGGTTCCCTTGTTGTCTTTGTTCCTATCATTTATTTTATCTGGACGAGACTTTCCCTTACAAAGACCGTTCTTCTGGGAACTCTTTTTACGTTTATTGGGCTTTGTTTTATTTCACTCGATGGAGTAGAGAGTTTTACAGAGATTAACCGCGGAGATTTATTTTTACTCGCAGGCTCTATCGCCTATGCGTTTCATGTTGTGGTTGTTGAGCAGACTTGCCTTGCTGTTGAAGACGTCAAACCAATGCTACTTGCAATGATTCAATTATTCATTGTGGGGATATTCGGTATTACCTTGTCTACTAGCTCTGGAAAAATTCCTACGGTGATAAGTCCATTTGCTATCTATGGAATATTCTTTCTCGCTCTTTTGGGAAGCCTTATGGCGTATATCATTCAAATGTGGGCGCAGAAGTATTCTCCCGCTCCCCATGTGGGAGTCATTCTTTCTACAGAAGCAGTATTTGCCTGTATGTTTTCTTATTTAATTTTGGGAGAAGTATTTACCCTATTCATGTGGATTGGTGCAATATTTGTGTTAGTCGGGATACTATTAACACAGGGTTTTCCACGAGGGCACAAGAGATTGCCTTTAGGGAACGGGCTTTCTCAATGA
- a CDS encoding ThiF family adenylyltransferase, translating to MIRLTLTLNKEILESLSRSIFDSERLDLSLVYFRVADFFYVFPFNSHSLSLTEENGFLNKVLCKIQLVKDELEELLNPISDNNNLPLTWEIKATPLLKYKDKFTTQNDFTNMGDFLETLHSSSQFIINTDSGLNLPKKEFRIKPEFLYSDETHFYKTNYKDLIKKTDNAQARTLLWLGSNNSAKIHSTRIGCVGAGGLMNPFVIEAMHHGFKDFILIDPDKLEEHNLNRFYGGNREDKGKFKTEILKRILTEFNPSIAVETSNSFFPEENTEKLLSTCDIIVSGVDNDYTRVNVQLLATTLNKPLLDMGSAIFLKNNTSLCPEVDERGGQIRLSIPEKGCLACMGLQLNAVRDFKREEMDRIRGYIVGTDLTPPSIITLNSTIASIALKLLVDYIADTGISTRHIKYNEKDFKLFKVLTNRKNDCPLCG from the coding sequence ATGATTAGACTCACACTGACTTTAAATAAAGAAATCTTAGAATCTTTAAGTCGTTCTATTTTTGATTCAGAGCGGCTTGATCTTTCGCTTGTTTATTTCAGAGTTGCTGATTTTTTTTATGTTTTTCCTTTTAACTCCCATTCTCTTTCCCTCACGGAAGAGAATGGCTTTCTAAATAAAGTCCTTTGTAAAATACAACTAGTAAAAGATGAGCTAGAAGAGCTTTTAAATCCTATTTCGGATAATAATAATTTACCCCTAACCTGGGAAATAAAAGCAACTCCCCTTCTCAAATACAAAGACAAATTTACAACCCAAAACGATTTTACGAACATGGGAGATTTTTTAGAAACTCTTCATTCTTCCTCTCAATTCATTATCAATACAGACAGTGGCTTAAATCTTCCTAAAAAGGAATTTAGAATAAAACCTGAATTTCTCTATTCCGATGAAACTCATTTTTATAAAACCAATTACAAAGATTTAATCAAGAAAACGGATAATGCGCAAGCTAGAACTCTACTCTGGTTAGGATCGAATAACTCTGCGAAGATTCATTCTACTCGAATTGGTTGCGTTGGTGCAGGCGGTCTAATGAATCCTTTTGTCATCGAAGCAATGCATCATGGATTTAAAGATTTTATTCTAATCGATCCGGATAAACTTGAAGAGCATAATCTAAATAGATTCTATGGTGGCAATCGAGAGGATAAGGGCAAATTTAAAACTGAAATATTAAAGAGAATTCTAACAGAGTTTAATCCCTCCATTGCAGTCGAAACCTCCAATTCTTTTTTTCCAGAAGAGAATACAGAGAAACTTCTTTCTACCTGTGATATCATAGTCTCTGGGGTTGATAATGATTATACGCGAGTAAACGTTCAGCTTCTAGCGACTACTCTAAATAAGCCCCTTTTAGATATGGGAAGTGCGATATTTTTAAAAAACAATACTTCTCTGTGTCCCGAAGTCGATGAGAGAGGCGGACAAATTCGTCTTTCGATTCCTGAGAAAGGCTGTCTTGCCTGTATGGGGTTACAGTTAAATGCTGTTCGAGATTTTAAACGGGAAGAAATGGATAGAATTCGGGGTTACATTGTAGGAACTGATTTAACTCCACCTAGTATCATTACTCTAAATAGCACCATTGCCAGCATTGCTTTGAAACTACTTGTAGATTATATAGCGGATACCGGTATTTCAACAAGGCATATAAAATACAACGAAAAGGATTTTAAACTATTTAAAGTTTTAACCAATCGTAAGAACGACTGCCCTCTTTGCGGATAA
- a CDS encoding TIGR02452 family protein: MSQLEKENNKSITKENSEIFSKGYFTTSDGSKVSVKDNLEYAVKNSIYLKDPDFTEIDKRVRVETAKNRNTKIDITGESTFQGAKRILEETGQRVVVLNFASATNPGGGYLNGARAQEEDLCRTSGLYPCLSQFLEFYQFHRDQKSFLYSDRMIYSPDVPVFRDESMTLQKKIYKISVITSAAPAMIDVAVGDTESFIKGGRALDLRIEKLLSLMLSKKYTNIILGAWGCGAFLNDPKVVSKLFKKHLTNGGRFENKFERVIFAIRDNKTTENKKIFSDQFGNG, encoded by the coding sequence ATGAGCCAATTAGAAAAAGAGAATAATAAATCTATCACAAAGGAAAATTCAGAAATATTTTCGAAAGGATATTTTACTACCTCTGATGGAAGTAAAGTTTCGGTTAAGGATAATTTAGAGTATGCGGTAAAGAATTCCATTTATCTAAAAGATCCTGATTTTACTGAGATAGACAAGCGGGTAAGAGTAGAAACCGCAAAGAATAGAAATACAAAGATAGATATCACAGGAGAGTCAACCTTTCAAGGAGCTAAGAGAATTTTAGAGGAGACAGGACAAAGAGTTGTAGTTTTAAATTTTGCATCTGCTACAAATCCGGGCGGGGGGTATCTAAACGGAGCGAGGGCACAAGAAGAAGATCTTTGTCGGACAAGTGGTCTTTATCCCTGCTTAAGTCAATTCTTAGAATTCTATCAATTTCACCGCGATCAGAAATCCTTTTTGTATTCAGATCGAATGATATATTCGCCGGATGTCCCTGTGTTTCGAGATGAATCAATGACTCTGCAAAAGAAAATTTATAAGATTTCAGTGATCACCTCGGCTGCACCTGCTATGATTGATGTAGCGGTAGGAGATACTGAGTCTTTTATTAAGGGAGGGAGAGCATTGGATTTAAGAATTGAGAAACTACTCTCTCTTATGCTCTCAAAGAAGTATACAAACATTATCCTCGGAGCCTGGGGTTGTGGTGCTTTCTTGAATGATCCCAAAGTCGTTTCAAAACTCTTTAAAAAGCATTTAACCAATGGCGGTAGATTTGAAAACAAATTCGAAAGAGTTATTTTTGCAATACGAGACAATAAGACAACTGAGAACAAAAAGATTTTCTCTGATCAATTTGGAAATGGCTAA
- a CDS encoding SpoIIE family protein phosphatase: protein MKFLLWTLLLCFSVYSESQSIQLLEDSDQYNLGKKVEYLIDIEGRITIDNILEPENQKLFIKNNSNIPEFGYMENPIWLKFTIQDNNTLPENWFLEIGYPLLDNIELYTKEADTWKMKKVGDVLPFLSREIYYRHFIFVLSFPKSQQKTYYMKITSTSAFIIPIRLYKEKIFSKNIAYTEAWHFIYYGVLLVMIFYNGFISISLRSLSYLLYSLSTLSMLAYQVMFNGHGFQYLWQENIWLQKYSGLISIMLFAIFTIEFMNRFLDLKNTIRYSIRIFLGIQNLMIFTALFYSLSLAFKIVGMVGIINIIFVISTGIISWIKGYRPARFFVIAWGGYCLGAILVSLRILGLIGTNFITTYALQIGSMVELVFLSIALADRYNLIMDENIKVQKELLETQIVHTNTLEEKVKERTATLDNTLSQLNQSLKLIHEDLTLAKKIQKNTLLIKPSLLNELRIVQTYLPMTEVGGDFYDITKISESTYRIFQADATGHGVQAAMITMAIKGIYDNVKNYDLETSQIMEIFNNDYMNKYQSLNSFMTAIIVDIDVSRHSLKYTSAGHPAALLIQKSKMQLLKNTGKMIGIVKNIKYNSIEYEFSPGDRLYVFTDGIFEEFNSTEEEFGEDRLYSILQGNNHLLAESTIELALKELDIFLDGTPKQDDITILAIEHKT, encoded by the coding sequence ATGAAATTTCTTCTATGGACGTTACTATTATGCTTTTCAGTATACTCAGAAAGTCAAAGCATACAACTTTTGGAAGATTCCGATCAATATAACCTTGGAAAAAAAGTAGAATATCTCATCGACATAGAAGGTCGTATTACAATCGACAATATCTTAGAACCCGAAAATCAAAAATTATTTATAAAAAACAATTCAAATATTCCTGAGTTTGGTTATATGGAAAATCCAATTTGGTTAAAATTTACCATTCAGGATAACAATACTTTGCCCGAGAATTGGTTTTTGGAGATTGGATATCCGCTCCTTGACAATATTGAACTCTATACCAAAGAAGCTGATACATGGAAAATGAAAAAGGTAGGAGATGTTTTACCTTTTCTATCGCGTGAAATCTATTACCGTCATTTTATTTTTGTTTTATCTTTTCCGAAATCTCAACAGAAGACTTATTATATGAAAATCACATCCACAAGTGCATTCATTATTCCCATTCGACTTTATAAAGAAAAAATATTTTCAAAGAACATAGCCTATACTGAAGCCTGGCATTTTATTTACTATGGAGTCTTGCTTGTAATGATTTTCTACAATGGCTTCATTTCTATTTCCCTCAGAAGCCTTAGTTATTTACTCTACTCTCTTAGCACATTATCTATGTTAGCCTACCAGGTCATGTTTAATGGACATGGATTTCAATATCTATGGCAAGAAAATATTTGGTTACAAAAGTATAGTGGGCTAATTTCCATTATGCTCTTTGCTATATTTACAATTGAATTCATGAATCGATTTCTTGATTTAAAAAATACAATACGATATAGTATCCGAATATTTCTAGGGATTCAAAATTTAATGATTTTTACTGCCCTCTTCTACTCCCTATCCCTTGCCTTTAAGATCGTTGGAATGGTAGGCATTATAAACATAATATTCGTAATTTCGACAGGCATAATCTCATGGATAAAGGGGTATAGACCTGCTCGATTTTTTGTAATTGCCTGGGGCGGATATTGTCTTGGAGCGATTTTGGTTTCCCTTAGAATCTTAGGTCTAATAGGAACAAATTTTATAACTACTTACGCCCTCCAGATCGGCTCAATGGTTGAATTAGTATTCTTATCGATTGCACTTGCTGATCGTTATAATTTAATTATGGACGAAAATATAAAAGTCCAAAAAGAACTTTTAGAAACGCAAATTGTTCACACAAACACTTTAGAAGAAAAGGTGAAGGAAAGAACGGCTACGCTTGATAATACGCTCAGCCAATTAAACCAATCTCTAAAATTAATACATGAAGATTTGACTCTCGCAAAAAAAATTCAAAAAAATACTCTTTTAATAAAGCCATCGTTACTCAATGAACTAAGAATTGTGCAAACGTATTTACCCATGACCGAAGTAGGCGGGGATTTTTATGATATCACAAAAATAAGTGAATCAACCTACCGAATATTTCAGGCTGATGCAACAGGTCACGGAGTGCAAGCAGCCATGATAACTATGGCAATTAAAGGAATTTATGATAACGTAAAGAACTATGACCTCGAAACTTCCCAAATCATGGAAATTTTTAATAATGATTATATGAATAAATACCAATCTTTAAATAGTTTTATGACAGCCATCATAGTAGACATTGACGTTAGTCGCCATAGTCTCAAATATACTTCTGCCGGTCATCCCGCTGCTCTATTGATCCAAAAATCAAAAATGCAACTTCTTAAGAATACGGGAAAAATGATTGGTATAGTAAAGAATATAAAATACAATTCCATCGAATATGAATTCTCTCCGGGTGATCGCTTGTATGTTTTTACGGATGGAATCTTTGAAGAATTCAATTCTACCGAAGAAGAATTTGGGGAAGATAGACTTTATTCCATTCTACAGGGTAATAACCATTTACTGGCAGAATCAACAATCGAGCTTGCCTTAAAAGAATTGGATATTTTTCTAGATGGAACTCCAAAGCAAGATGATATCACTATACTGGCAATTGAACATAAAACGTAA
- a CDS encoding mechanosensitive ion channel: protein MDFLEPFSLFKILSLSERKISEDFILYFYIVFFLILLYNATVFFIDRFSHDSDIQTIFTRRRITRYTFVFFGLFCFIPIFYSKISYLPTILAFTGAGFIISIKDLTLNIAGWFLIHGNSGFTIGDRIEINDVKGEVINIGLMRFTLLEVRTEHNSDQSSNRLVHIPNHKAITHKVFVVSQEMDFIWDEVYIFLTIKSNWEKAKGICEQILSEIISHEQYSKTFEDKIRRLSKNYLVRLGKMTPIVYVTIEDGKIMLAMRYLTHVHHKRQNRAFICENVLSRFKKEKTIQIFSHGFS, encoded by the coding sequence ATGGATTTTTTAGAACCATTTAGCTTATTCAAGATTCTTTCCCTTTCAGAACGAAAAATTTCAGAAGATTTTATTCTGTATTTCTATATTGTTTTTTTTCTAATTTTACTTTATAACGCGACAGTGTTTTTTATTGATAGATTCAGTCACGATTCTGATATACAAACTATTTTTACGAGAAGAAGAATTACTCGATACACATTTGTATTCTTTGGATTGTTTTGCTTTATTCCTATTTTCTATTCTAAGATTTCCTATCTGCCAACGATTCTAGCATTTACCGGTGCTGGGTTTATTATTTCAATCAAAGATTTAACTCTTAATATCGCAGGATGGTTTTTAATTCATGGCAATAGTGGATTTACCATTGGAGATAGAATTGAGATTAATGATGTAAAAGGAGAAGTCATTAACATTGGGCTAATGCGCTTTACCCTCTTAGAAGTAAGAACTGAGCATAATTCCGATCAGTCGTCAAATCGACTTGTTCATATTCCAAATCACAAGGCAATCACTCATAAAGTATTTGTTGTTTCCCAGGAGATGGATTTTATTTGGGATGAAGTATACATATTTCTAACAATTAAATCCAATTGGGAAAAAGCCAAAGGGATTTGTGAACAAATTTTATCTGAAATAATTTCACACGAGCAATATTCTAAAACGTTTGAGGATAAGATTCGAAGGCTGTCTAAGAATTATTTAGTAAGATTGGGTAAGATGACTCCGATAGTTTATGTTACAATTGAAGACGGCAAAATAATGTTAGCCATGAGATATTTAACTCATGTTCATCATAAAAGACAAAACCGTGCTTTTATTTGTGAAAATGTTTTAAGTAGATTTAAAAAAGAAAAAACGATTCAAATATTCAGTCACGGATTTTCGTAA
- a CDS encoding transporter substrate-binding domain-containing protein, with protein MTLSKTKSLFIFLLFLSFNLIGDSLRVGISGSSPFRISDEKVSGISLDIWQEISDREKFKFSLKEYDTIANLIDAVNKGEVDVGIGPISITSARIEKVSFMQPLLFKP; from the coding sequence ATGACTCTATCTAAAACCAAAAGCTTATTTATCTTTCTTCTATTTCTATCTTTCAACCTTATTGGCGACTCACTGCGTGTAGGTATTAGTGGATCAAGTCCATTTAGGATTTCTGACGAAAAAGTTTCTGGAATTAGCTTGGATATTTGGCAGGAAATTTCTGATAGAGAAAAATTTAAATTTTCGTTAAAAGAATACGATACAATTGCAAACTTAATAGATGCAGTAAATAAGGGAGAAGTTGATGTTGGAATTGGACCGATTAGCATAACTTCTGCTAGAATTGAAAAAGTTTCTTTTATGCAACCCTTATTATTCAAGCCATAA